One Hermetia illucens chromosome 4, iHerIll2.2.curated.20191125, whole genome shotgun sequence DNA segment encodes these proteins:
- the LOC119654199 gene encoding endoribonuclease ZC3H12A isoform X1: MEEQKQVDDSVIVEFCVGRKYLRTVETHRDKICAVFGLKLLRPLNAKSNDGSDQCENVSFQVISDSSLDGGEIAKRLQHYIESLAIAEAEDSSYDSDCENDDTHNNSKNIDHEQVSRTTSDTLGQEFAEYVTKPQQPQNVPSTSPSPGSAQSSNLISERPFSYTARVEFALKLGYTERLVQAALARLGPDPAQNELLGELIKLGAQHSNKGDFCCDSPTAECLSPIGGSTASLVGGAGGDVAIHHPLAATCSFSDDPSQQVNRLRPIVIDGSNVAMSHGNKEVFSCRGIKLCVDWFKNRGHQDIVVFVPKWRKESSRPDNPIKDQEILNELERDRMLVFTPSRLVGGKRMVCYDDRYILKLAAANDGIVVSNDNYRDLVQESSEFKKVVEERVLMYSFVNDRFMPPDDPLGRSGPTLDNFLRIQPKKGDPPPPCPYGKKCTYGNKCKFHHPERGLGPHKSVTERLSEHAARHLSARNSSSESVRQPVQGKSLSVPLSGASDSNSTERSSRKALCRTRSGAPDCATAKPSALTQPTPQQQPQQSPIPAWDPSTCHPASDTNHINFPKSHSIENISREAYSTHPHLGLHPSYASLWSASGTQAPSTAPQAGASPVSSSATSKQLSANNSEPVDESINLHKKLRRQLTLNPAGCDPRIYQMQRCLAPTGGGGGAAAAAAVQPHSPHRPLAPSLSGPRTHHPPTQWDLHQSVTRIASAPDPSRPWHSGPPPASSSEPHINLWPHHAPPTVLAAQDQRRRLHYHLASIFPEEQVQTVMQMYPDETNPQTICAAILSMFPKI; the protein is encoded by the exons CACTACATTGAGAGCTTAGCCATAGCGGAAGCGGAGGATTCCAGCTATGATTCTGACTGCGAAAACGATGACACCCATAACAATTCGAAAAATATCGATCATGAACAAGTATCCCGAACGACAAGTGACACACTAGGACAAGAATTTGCTGAATATGTGACAAAACCTCAACAACCCCAGAATGTACCATCTACATCACCCTCGCCTGGATCCGCACAATCATCAAATTTGATATCCGAGCGGCCTTTTAGTTATACAGCCAGAGTTGAGTTCGCACTGAAACTCGGTTATACCGAGCGCTTAGTCCAAGCAGCATTAGCTCGGCTTGGCCCAGACCCAGCGCAAAATGAACTCTTAGGCGAACTAATAAAGCTTGGAGCACAGCATAGCAATAAAGGAGATTTCTGCTGCGATTCACCCACTGCAGAATGTCTCTCGCCTATTGGTGGATCAACAGCGTCTCTAGTTGGTGGTGCTGGTGGCGATGTAGCTATACATCATCCTCTTGCAGCAACATGTAGTTTTAGTGATGACCCTTCACAACAAGTGAATAGATTACGTCCAATAGTCATAGATGGTAGTAACGTGGCAATGAGTCATGGTAACAAAGAAGTTTTCTCGTGTCGAGGAATTAAATTATGCGTTGATTGGTTTAAAAATCGTGGCCATCAAGATATAGTTGTGTTCGTGCCTAAATGGCGAAAGGAAAGCTCTCGCCCAGATAATCCGATTAAGGACCAAGAGATTTTGAATGAGCTGGAACGTGACCGTATGTTAGTTTTTACACCATCAAGACTGGTTGGGGGAAAGCGAATGGTTTGCTACGATGATAGATACATATTAAAG TTGGCAGCTGCGAATGATGGAATAGTGGTTTCGAATGATAACTACCGAGATCTGGTACAAGAAAGTTCAGAGTTCAAGAAAGTTGTGGAAGAGCGGGTTCTAATGTATTCGTTTGTGAATGACCGGTTTATGCCACCAGATGATCCTCTAGGTCGATCTGGACCTACTCTAGATAATTTCTTACGGATTCAACCCAA AAAAGGTGATCCACCACCACCATGCCCATATGGCAAGAAATGTACGTATGgcaacaaatgcaaatttcatcACCCCGAAAGAGGCCTAGGACCCCACAAATCTGTAACTGAGCGGCTCTCAGAGCACGCCGCTCGTCACCTATCAGCTCGAAATTCTTCTTCAGAATCTGTACGACAACCAGTTCAAGGAAAATCTCTTAGCGTTCCTTTAAGTGGAGCTAGCGATTCGAATTCTACAGAAAGATCATCACGAAAAGCATTGTGTAGAACAAGATCTGGGGCTCCAGATTGCGCCACTGCAAAACCATCAGCGCTCACGCAACCAACGCCTCAACAGCAACCACAACAGTCACCGATCCCAGCGTGGGATCCGTCGACCTGTCACCCTGCTTCAGATACAAACCACATTAATTTCCCCAAATCACACAGTATTGAGAATATTTCACGTGAGGCGTACTCCACCCACCCACACCTTGGACTACATCCAAGTTATGCGTCACTGTGGTCAGCATCAGGAACGCAAGCACCATCTACAGCACCACAAGCTGGGGCATCGCCCGTATCTAGTTCGGCAACATCAAAGCAATTGTCCGCTAATAATTCCGAGCCTGTAGATGAATCAATAAATCTCCATAAGAAATTGAGACGACAGTTGACATTGAATCCAGCCGGTTGCGATCCGCGAATATATCAGATGCAACGATGCTTGGCACCGACAGGTGGAGGTGGTGGAGCGGCGGCTGCGGCCGCTGTCCAACCACATTCTCCGCATCGACCTTTAGCACCATCATTGAGCGGTCCACGAACACATCATCCTCCGAcacagtgggatttgcatcag AGCGTAACACGAATCGCTTCGGCACCTGATCCGTCACGTCCATGGCACAGTGGTCCACCGCCAGCATCGTCATCCGAACCACATATAAATCTATGGCCCCATCATGCGCCGCCAACTGTTCTAGCCGCGCAAGATCAACGACGACGACTACATTATCACTTAGCTAGCATATTTCCCGAGGAACAAGTTCAAACAGTTATGCAAATGTATCCGGACGAGACGAATCCTCAAACTATATGTGCTGCCATTTTAAGTATGTTCCCTAAAATCTAA
- the LOC119654199 gene encoding endoribonuclease ZC3H12A isoform X2, whose amino-acid sequence MLIKSYENDNKLHYIESLAIAEAEDSSYDSDCENDDTHNNSKNIDHEQVSRTTSDTLGQEFAEYVTKPQQPQNVPSTSPSPGSAQSSNLISERPFSYTARVEFALKLGYTERLVQAALARLGPDPAQNELLGELIKLGAQHSNKGDFCCDSPTAECLSPIGGSTASLVGGAGGDVAIHHPLAATCSFSDDPSQQVNRLRPIVIDGSNVAMSHGNKEVFSCRGIKLCVDWFKNRGHQDIVVFVPKWRKESSRPDNPIKDQEILNELERDRMLVFTPSRLVGGKRMVCYDDRYILKLAAANDGIVVSNDNYRDLVQESSEFKKVVEERVLMYSFVNDRFMPPDDPLGRSGPTLDNFLRIQPKKGDPPPPCPYGKKCTYGNKCKFHHPERGLGPHKSVTERLSEHAARHLSARNSSSESVRQPVQGKSLSVPLSGASDSNSTERSSRKALCRTRSGAPDCATAKPSALTQPTPQQQPQQSPIPAWDPSTCHPASDTNHINFPKSHSIENISREAYSTHPHLGLHPSYASLWSASGTQAPSTAPQAGASPVSSSATSKQLSANNSEPVDESINLHKKLRRQLTLNPAGCDPRIYQMQRCLAPTGGGGGAAAAAAVQPHSPHRPLAPSLSGPRTHHPPTQWDLHQSVTRIASAPDPSRPWHSGPPPASSSEPHINLWPHHAPPTVLAAQDQRRRLHYHLASIFPEEQVQTVMQMYPDETNPQTICAAILSMFPKI is encoded by the exons CACTACATTGAGAGCTTAGCCATAGCGGAAGCGGAGGATTCCAGCTATGATTCTGACTGCGAAAACGATGACACCCATAACAATTCGAAAAATATCGATCATGAACAAGTATCCCGAACGACAAGTGACACACTAGGACAAGAATTTGCTGAATATGTGACAAAACCTCAACAACCCCAGAATGTACCATCTACATCACCCTCGCCTGGATCCGCACAATCATCAAATTTGATATCCGAGCGGCCTTTTAGTTATACAGCCAGAGTTGAGTTCGCACTGAAACTCGGTTATACCGAGCGCTTAGTCCAAGCAGCATTAGCTCGGCTTGGCCCAGACCCAGCGCAAAATGAACTCTTAGGCGAACTAATAAAGCTTGGAGCACAGCATAGCAATAAAGGAGATTTCTGCTGCGATTCACCCACTGCAGAATGTCTCTCGCCTATTGGTGGATCAACAGCGTCTCTAGTTGGTGGTGCTGGTGGCGATGTAGCTATACATCATCCTCTTGCAGCAACATGTAGTTTTAGTGATGACCCTTCACAACAAGTGAATAGATTACGTCCAATAGTCATAGATGGTAGTAACGTGGCAATGAGTCATGGTAACAAAGAAGTTTTCTCGTGTCGAGGAATTAAATTATGCGTTGATTGGTTTAAAAATCGTGGCCATCAAGATATAGTTGTGTTCGTGCCTAAATGGCGAAAGGAAAGCTCTCGCCCAGATAATCCGATTAAGGACCAAGAGATTTTGAATGAGCTGGAACGTGACCGTATGTTAGTTTTTACACCATCAAGACTGGTTGGGGGAAAGCGAATGGTTTGCTACGATGATAGATACATATTAAAG TTGGCAGCTGCGAATGATGGAATAGTGGTTTCGAATGATAACTACCGAGATCTGGTACAAGAAAGTTCAGAGTTCAAGAAAGTTGTGGAAGAGCGGGTTCTAATGTATTCGTTTGTGAATGACCGGTTTATGCCACCAGATGATCCTCTAGGTCGATCTGGACCTACTCTAGATAATTTCTTACGGATTCAACCCAA AAAAGGTGATCCACCACCACCATGCCCATATGGCAAGAAATGTACGTATGgcaacaaatgcaaatttcatcACCCCGAAAGAGGCCTAGGACCCCACAAATCTGTAACTGAGCGGCTCTCAGAGCACGCCGCTCGTCACCTATCAGCTCGAAATTCTTCTTCAGAATCTGTACGACAACCAGTTCAAGGAAAATCTCTTAGCGTTCCTTTAAGTGGAGCTAGCGATTCGAATTCTACAGAAAGATCATCACGAAAAGCATTGTGTAGAACAAGATCTGGGGCTCCAGATTGCGCCACTGCAAAACCATCAGCGCTCACGCAACCAACGCCTCAACAGCAACCACAACAGTCACCGATCCCAGCGTGGGATCCGTCGACCTGTCACCCTGCTTCAGATACAAACCACATTAATTTCCCCAAATCACACAGTATTGAGAATATTTCACGTGAGGCGTACTCCACCCACCCACACCTTGGACTACATCCAAGTTATGCGTCACTGTGGTCAGCATCAGGAACGCAAGCACCATCTACAGCACCACAAGCTGGGGCATCGCCCGTATCTAGTTCGGCAACATCAAAGCAATTGTCCGCTAATAATTCCGAGCCTGTAGATGAATCAATAAATCTCCATAAGAAATTGAGACGACAGTTGACATTGAATCCAGCCGGTTGCGATCCGCGAATATATCAGATGCAACGATGCTTGGCACCGACAGGTGGAGGTGGTGGAGCGGCGGCTGCGGCCGCTGTCCAACCACATTCTCCGCATCGACCTTTAGCACCATCATTGAGCGGTCCACGAACACATCATCCTCCGAcacagtgggatttgcatcag AGCGTAACACGAATCGCTTCGGCACCTGATCCGTCACGTCCATGGCACAGTGGTCCACCGCCAGCATCGTCATCCGAACCACATATAAATCTATGGCCCCATCATGCGCCGCCAACTGTTCTAGCCGCGCAAGATCAACGACGACGACTACATTATCACTTAGCTAGCATATTTCCCGAGGAACAAGTTCAAACAGTTATGCAAATGTATCCGGACGAGACGAATCCTCAAACTATATGTGCTGCCATTTTAAGTATGTTCCCTAAAATCTAA